The following proteins are encoded in a genomic region of Streptomyces sp. SLBN-31:
- a CDS encoding DUF3311 domain-containing protein, with translation MSEVPEVRPPVVTPVRVVIAVCLIAPFVAMLWVGSYAKTDPAFIGIPFFYWYQMLWVLISTALTMTAYKLWQRDQRARAAQKGGASK, from the coding sequence ATGTCCGAAGTGCCCGAAGTGAGACCTCCGGTGGTGACCCCGGTCCGGGTGGTCATCGCCGTATGCCTGATCGCGCCGTTCGTGGCGATGCTCTGGGTCGGTTCCTACGCCAAGACGGACCCGGCGTTCATCGGCATCCCGTTCTTCTACTGGTACCAGATGCTGTGGGTGCTGATCTCCACCGCGCTGACCATGACCGCGTACAAGCTGTGGCAGCGTGACCAGCGCGCCCGTGCCGCGCAGAAGGGCGGTGCGTCGAAGTGA